A region of Alteromonadaceae bacterium 2753L.S.0a.02 DNA encodes the following proteins:
- a CDS encoding putative transcriptional regulator, whose translation MKIPTPSELEILEILWRLGEGSAQTVNDVLNEKKPVSYTGTLKLMQLMYQKGLLTRRKEGRSHTYMPTIEESQAKSSLLDRFVETTFGGSAANLVMQLLGNKKVSKKELQNIREYLDNMENKKK comes from the coding sequence GTGAAAATACCAACCCCGTCTGAATTGGAAATTTTGGAAATTCTCTGGCGTCTCGGTGAGGGCAGCGCCCAAACTGTTAACGATGTGCTTAACGAAAAGAAGCCCGTGAGTTACACCGGTACGCTCAAACTTATGCAATTAATGTATCAAAAGGGTTTGTTAACACGCCGTAAAGAAGGGCGAAGCCATACCTACATGCCCACAATTGAAGAATCTCAGGCGAAGTCTTCGCTTTTGGACAGATTTGTTGAAACCACCTTTGGAGGTTCAGCAGCGAATTTAGTCATGCAATTACTCGGTAATAAAAAAGTGAGTAAAAAGGAACTTCAAAATATTCGTGAATATCTCGATAACATGGAGAATAAGAAAAAATGA
- a CDS encoding BlaR1 peptidase M56, producing MNSSMELFIHKITYALGWTLVHSLWQAAALFTLITLVLALPRNVSPGLRFGFHLCALYLLPIAGFTTFVNYYSAYDASLFWVQQGFMLPVQVIQQHGVVSWINNHISGFVLLWCVGFLVGLIRFTGAFVYCQNLINNSKMGYSKTLQDQIEKLAQTLAIAKPVLARISARVSVPCVIGHIKPVVLIPERLIGRLDMAQLEAILLHELAHVKRNDYLLGLIECLVKTLYFYNPFTHLLLKRIDAERENICDDIAVATLGDAMLYARSLEAIGQTTVKGDLTMALTANDHSLLNRVKRQFEKNALRQKNVTGLLSAASMFFAAMIFAVNAIGSDMPKIEYEGINALTNDQVAELIVLARDSIQEDRENNRGIRENVLDENPEFKKLSQVEREVFVSYLKDELWRYFNMDGWNLKLYGAPAEVEEQTRQALFDSDLASRVEYLKLGKGIKEYSYSRDSKVLFELLYYPSQKQYEISLSQVLVDEVKHQPDKWVEDGDFRIVYKDKRLQINLPLSDDAVNRAKTLGGGNSQRAISEEYPLDTPEAEQIKLRDARLSIGIWDNGITLSLDNMLLQRLQSGVARRVGNGFFGVEFLADRYLIPLDIERFYLNRNAMNAYFEYGKVSDDFGSKWAALEKRIEQLSESDKVLIPSDGDMDDLRLGLELGGTKVSDSKFKDVKYHVLSDIVRKIESGEDSIRQMVTSRPWYSSGENNQYYASRNFSPLPESETSFSLDLRHVPMDDIYRELKNYCPQLEEHWPLKDNFDLGTFVFKNLNCERVNAVLAHYYPDRAKSHDTTVSN from the coding sequence ATGAACAGCAGCATGGAGCTTTTTATTCATAAAATTACCTACGCGCTGGGGTGGACTTTGGTGCACTCGCTGTGGCAGGCCGCCGCATTGTTTACCTTGATAACGCTGGTGCTGGCGCTGCCCCGCAATGTTTCTCCGGGTTTGCGTTTCGGCTTCCATCTATGCGCATTGTATTTACTGCCGATAGCCGGGTTTACCACCTTTGTAAATTATTATTCAGCCTACGATGCCAGTTTATTCTGGGTGCAACAAGGGTTTATGCTTCCCGTTCAAGTGATACAGCAACATGGTGTGGTTTCCTGGATTAACAATCACATTAGCGGTTTTGTCTTGCTGTGGTGTGTAGGATTTTTGGTCGGCTTAATTCGTTTCACCGGCGCTTTTGTGTATTGCCAAAATCTCATTAACAACAGCAAAATGGGGTATTCAAAAACACTGCAAGATCAGATCGAAAAGCTTGCACAAACCCTGGCAATCGCAAAACCGGTACTGGCGAGAATTAGCGCTCGGGTATCGGTGCCCTGTGTTATTGGGCATATTAAACCGGTTGTACTTATTCCTGAAAGACTAATAGGTCGATTGGATATGGCTCAGTTGGAAGCGATACTCTTGCATGAACTGGCTCACGTAAAACGCAATGATTATCTCCTGGGGCTTATCGAATGCCTCGTAAAAACACTCTATTTTTATAACCCTTTTACCCACTTGCTGTTAAAGCGTATCGACGCTGAGCGGGAAAACATTTGTGATGATATTGCCGTCGCAACGCTGGGTGATGCGATGCTCTATGCGCGCTCTCTAGAAGCCATCGGGCAAACCACTGTCAAAGGAGATCTGACTATGGCACTCACTGCAAATGATCACAGCTTGTTAAACCGTGTTAAGCGTCAATTTGAGAAAAATGCCCTTCGCCAAAAAAATGTGACGGGACTTTTATCGGCCGCGAGTATGTTTTTTGCTGCAATGATATTTGCGGTCAACGCAATTGGCAGTGATATGCCAAAAATTGAATACGAGGGTATCAACGCACTCACCAATGATCAGGTGGCAGAACTAATTGTATTGGCGCGTGATTCAATTCAGGAAGATCGCGAGAACAATCGCGGTATCCGTGAAAACGTATTAGACGAAAATCCTGAATTTAAGAAATTGTCTCAAGTTGAGCGCGAGGTTTTCGTCAGCTATTTGAAAGATGAGCTCTGGCGTTATTTTAATATGGATGGCTGGAATTTAAAGCTTTATGGGGCGCCCGCTGAAGTCGAAGAACAAACGCGGCAGGCGTTGTTTGATAGTGATCTGGCATCGCGGGTGGAGTATTTGAAACTTGGTAAAGGCATAAAAGAATATTCCTACAGCAGAGACAGTAAAGTTCTGTTTGAGCTGCTGTATTACCCTTCCCAAAAACAATATGAAATATCGCTGTCTCAAGTACTGGTTGATGAGGTGAAGCATCAGCCGGATAAGTGGGTTGAAGATGGTGACTTTCGCATTGTGTACAAGGATAAGCGATTGCAAATTAATCTCCCTCTGTCAGATGATGCTGTAAATCGGGCAAAGACGCTAGGAGGTGGCAACAGTCAGCGCGCCATTTCAGAAGAATATCCCTTGGATACTCCCGAAGCTGAGCAAATAAAACTACGTGATGCACGTCTTTCTATCGGTATATGGGATAACGGAATTACGCTAAGTCTGGACAATATGCTTCTGCAACGTCTGCAATCCGGAGTGGCGAGGCGTGTCGGTAACGGCTTTTTCGGCGTGGAGTTTTTGGCTGATCGTTATTTAATTCCTCTCGATATCGAGCGTTTTTATCTCAACCGTAATGCCATGAACGCTTATTTTGAATACGGCAAAGTCTCTGATGATTTTGGAAGTAAATGGGCCGCGCTCGAAAAACGAATCGAACAACTTTCAGAAAGCGATAAGGTTTTGATACCGAGTGACGGCGATATGGACGACTTGCGTTTGGGGTTGGAGCTCGGAGGTACAAAAGTATCCGACTCCAAATTTAAAGATGTGAAGTATCACGTGCTTAGCGATATTGTGCGAAAAATCGAATCAGGTGAAGATTCAATACGGCAGATGGTAACCTCCCGGCCCTGGTACAGCAGTGGAGAAAATAATCAGTATTATGCCTCCCGAAATTTCTCACCCCTTCCAGAAAGTGAAACTTCATTTTCTTTGGATCTGAGGCATGTTCCTATGGATGATATTTACCGCGAGCTTAAAAATTACTGCCCTCAGCTAGAAGAACATTGGCCCCTAAAAGATAATTTTGACTTGGGAACTTTTGTTTTCAAAAATTTGAACTGTGAACGCGTAAATGCAGTTCTTGCACACTATTACCCCGATAGGGCGAAATCGCATGATACAACGGTTTCCAATTAA
- a CDS encoding beta-lactamase regulating signal transducer with metallopeptidase domain yields the protein MSAATGLLFNKLIYSMGWTVVHSLWQAGFVLALALMLTALFCRESAIWRYRVVLLAFFAIPLLSTATFRHYYQHYDETLYWLHQGFSLPQSVLQNEGLTAWVNRHTQSIVLLWVAGFLVGLVRYASALAYCHHLSSETHTQRAAELQTCVMALVRRMGMSKRVAARLSNKVRVPCVVGHIKPLILVPVALAAHIDVRQLEAILLHELAHIIRNDYLIGLFESFIKTLYFFNPFSHVLLKRIATERENICDDLTVAELGDAVLYARALESVGRSSAKGELAMAVVGSNQTLLARIKRQLEKGTLQQNNLGGFIAALALCLAALMFAVNAVGSEMPKVDYKGIESLNDEQVAELIILVRDAMEKHRASGKGVRDNTLDENPKFLQLSMAEKQVFMRYLNDELWRFFNMENWDLKLEGASQADLEETLRAMFAEHIGSWVQHLALPERETVYEYGGNGKTFLDFKRVPTNDFFQISINKEFIKILGAMPNGKIAYNLFSASYRENAGLQIEIPFEDIGTLTTDDKQRISWPLRQGEAPGPDLSRDEQRDLQKSYLVVDKWQHGIRVIISGTLLEHFEKGIAGRVGNGYLGMYETEYSYEIPLNPIEQSWIETVMVNTYSKYRTEDLVAPEDWRVLNERISRLAEDDKNLLPSEDDLLDFRTALDILYGFDMNDLSFEQTKYRYLENIVNGIEVNDRATRQMRTHRPNYSIGDSNIFVGMQNFLPLVPGDFSFDIDFRDAPFSKIYSNIQEQCPELNGEWSLVSSDEMATLVFKNLNCERVVSVLDYVEGVRSAGVSQKIIYN from the coding sequence ATGAGCGCCGCTACAGGGCTACTATTTAATAAGTTAATCTATTCGATGGGATGGACCGTGGTGCATTCGCTTTGGCAAGCTGGATTTGTGTTGGCTCTGGCGTTGATGCTTACGGCGCTTTTTTGCCGGGAGTCGGCAATTTGGCGTTACCGAGTTGTTTTGCTGGCTTTTTTTGCCATACCTCTACTCAGTACCGCCACGTTCAGACACTATTACCAGCACTACGACGAAACCCTTTATTGGTTGCATCAGGGTTTCTCATTGCCCCAATCGGTGCTTCAAAACGAAGGCCTAACGGCTTGGGTTAATCGCCACACTCAAAGCATTGTGTTGTTGTGGGTCGCGGGTTTTTTGGTCGGGCTGGTACGCTATGCCAGTGCTTTGGCATACTGCCACCACCTGAGCAGTGAGACTCACACACAAAGGGCGGCAGAGTTACAAACGTGTGTAATGGCCTTAGTTCGTCGCATGGGTATGAGCAAACGTGTTGCCGCGCGGCTTAGCAATAAAGTGCGAGTTCCTTGTGTAGTTGGGCACATCAAACCGCTCATCTTGGTTCCAGTAGCGCTTGCGGCGCATATAGATGTTCGCCAGCTCGAGGCTATTCTACTCCATGAACTGGCGCACATAATACGCAATGATTACCTTATTGGGCTATTCGAAAGTTTTATAAAAACTTTGTACTTTTTTAATCCTTTCTCACACGTGTTGCTAAAGCGCATTGCGACCGAGCGTGAAAATATTTGCGATGATCTTACTGTAGCCGAACTGGGTGACGCAGTGCTCTATGCGCGCGCCCTAGAGTCGGTTGGGCGGTCATCGGCCAAGGGAGAATTGGCGATGGCTGTTGTCGGGAGTAATCAAACACTATTAGCTCGCATAAAACGGCAACTTGAAAAGGGCACATTACAACAAAATAACCTGGGAGGTTTTATTGCCGCATTAGCTTTGTGCTTGGCGGCCTTAATGTTTGCTGTAAATGCTGTTGGTAGCGAAATGCCCAAAGTGGATTACAAAGGCATTGAATCACTAAATGATGAGCAGGTGGCTGAATTGATCATACTGGTGCGTGATGCGATGGAAAAGCATCGCGCTAGCGGCAAAGGCGTTCGCGATAACACGCTAGATGAAAACCCGAAGTTTTTACAGCTTAGTATGGCTGAAAAGCAGGTGTTCATGCGTTATCTCAACGATGAGCTGTGGCGTTTTTTCAATATGGAGAACTGGGACTTGAAACTGGAGGGTGCTTCTCAAGCTGACCTTGAGGAAACCCTTCGTGCCATGTTTGCTGAGCATATAGGATCATGGGTGCAGCACCTGGCACTTCCCGAGCGAGAAACTGTTTATGAGTATGGTGGGAACGGTAAGACGTTCCTCGACTTTAAGCGGGTACCCACAAATGATTTTTTTCAAATTTCAATAAATAAAGAATTTATTAAGATCTTAGGGGCTATGCCAAACGGGAAAATTGCTTATAACCTGTTCAGCGCGAGCTACCGTGAAAATGCCGGATTGCAGATAGAGATACCCTTCGAAGATATTGGAACACTAACAACTGATGATAAACAAAGAATCTCATGGCCTCTGCGACAGGGTGAAGCACCTGGCCCTGATTTGTCCAGAGATGAGCAGCGAGACTTGCAGAAGTCATATTTAGTGGTGGATAAATGGCAGCACGGCATTAGGGTAATCATTTCTGGAACGCTGCTGGAGCATTTTGAAAAAGGTATCGCCGGGCGTGTGGGTAATGGCTATTTGGGTATGTACGAAACCGAATACAGCTATGAAATTCCGCTCAATCCGATTGAGCAAAGTTGGATTGAAACGGTAATGGTGAACACCTATTCGAAATATCGTACTGAAGACTTGGTGGCTCCAGAAGATTGGCGTGTCTTAAATGAACGGATTAGTCGTTTAGCCGAGGATGACAAAAACTTATTGCCGAGCGAAGATGACCTTTTGGATTTCCGAACCGCTTTGGATATCTTATATGGATTCGACATGAACGACTTGTCATTTGAGCAAACAAAATATCGTTATTTAGAAAATATAGTGAACGGAATAGAAGTTAACGATAGGGCTACTAGACAGATGCGCACTCATAGACCTAATTACTCTATCGGTGATAGTAATATTTTTGTGGGGATGCAGAATTTTCTACCGCTTGTGCCTGGTGACTTTTCATTCGATATCGATTTTCGCGATGCGCCTTTTTCAAAAATCTACTCAAACATTCAAGAGCAGTGTCCTGAATTGAACGGTGAGTGGTCATTGGTAAGCAGTGACGAAATGGCAACCTTGGTATTTAAAAATCTAAATTGTGAGCGAGTGGTTAGTGTACTGGATTATGTCGAAGGCGTTAGATCTGCAGGTGTGTCTCAAAAGATAATTTATAATTAG
- a CDS encoding mannan endo-1,4-beta-mannosidase, protein MKTPIALSLILASLLLTACGGSATDAVNDLEDQLEDNSSSSSSSSSSSSSNSSSSSSSSSSSSNSSSSSSSSTGGMAGSHNAGADCMTSGCHASGGDGPRFYAAGTVYRSGGAAQTNAVVRLYYHNTNTITATMETDSSGNFYTTQPVDGLYTGGALVDGNDVEVQGPSGLRTMPGVITNGSCNSCHGAPNGNGRITVN, encoded by the coding sequence ATGAAAACCCCGATTGCGTTGTCACTTATACTCGCTTCACTTTTACTGACTGCCTGTGGTGGCAGCGCCACCGACGCCGTCAATGATCTGGAAGACCAGCTGGAAGACAATTCCAGTAGCTCAAGCAGCAGTTCCAGTAGTAGTTCAAGCAATAGCAGTTCCAGTAGTAGCAGTTCCAGTAGTTCCAGCAACTCTTCGAGTAGTTCAAGCTCTTCTACGGGCGGAATGGCGGGCAGTCATAACGCCGGCGCCGATTGTATGACCAGTGGTTGTCATGCCAGTGGCGGAGACGGCCCAAGATTTTATGCGGCGGGAACCGTTTACCGGTCTGGCGGAGCAGCCCAAACCAATGCGGTGGTGCGCTTGTACTATCACAACACTAATACCATTACTGCGACTATGGAGACAGACTCCAGTGGTAACTTCTACACAACGCAACCGGTTGATGGCCTGTATACCGGAGGCGCTCTGGTAGATGGCAACGATGTTGAGGTACAGGGCCCCTCCGGCTTGCGTACCATGCCAGGTGTGATTACCAATGGTTCCTGCAACAGCTGCCATGGCGCGCCCAATGGCAATGGTCGTATTACCGTAAACTGA
- a CDS encoding Na+/H+ antiporter NhaD/arsenite permease-like protein, with amino-acid sequence MAALVIGLSIIAFFLVVLEDVVHINKAKSTLFIGTLCWLLAYLLPHEGGGAVEVTERLNENLLEIASLWLFLMAAMTFVAYLNSRGFVSSVVQRLLPTTLSERSLMLLLGGFAFLFSSFADNVTATLVSLAVITSLKVAPRKRLKYATLTVFAVNSGGVSLITGDVTTLMIFLAGKVSIANLLLLVAPSLSAVMILAVMLSWRMRGEIIFETQPAVIERADIVIALIFIATIFTTLGCNAFFQIPPVLTFLFGLSCMFLVAQYLFRKKTNRNILNYIREIEFDTLLFFLGVLLIVGMLKEIGVLNYLTGIYQHLPTSLANYALGLVSAILDNVPLTAALLKADVNMDLAGWLSVTYATGVGGSVLIIGSAAGIIAMSKVKEVTFISYLSMAGYLLVAYSTGYWLSYWLAHRVL; translated from the coding sequence ATGGCGGCGTTGGTAATAGGGCTATCGATAATCGCGTTTTTTCTGGTGGTTTTGGAAGATGTGGTGCACATTAACAAGGCCAAATCCACCTTATTCATCGGTACGCTATGCTGGCTGCTTGCCTACTTATTGCCCCACGAGGGAGGTGGCGCCGTTGAGGTTACTGAGCGCCTCAACGAAAACCTGCTTGAAATTGCCAGCCTCTGGCTATTCTTGATGGCCGCGATGACCTTCGTAGCCTACCTCAACAGTCGTGGCTTTGTAAGCTCGGTGGTGCAGCGGCTGTTACCAACCACGCTCTCCGAACGATCACTTATGCTCCTCCTGGGCGGGTTTGCGTTTCTATTCTCCTCATTTGCCGATAACGTCACCGCCACTTTGGTGTCTTTGGCGGTAATCACCAGTTTAAAAGTGGCGCCACGAAAACGCCTGAAATACGCCACGCTTACGGTGTTCGCGGTGAATAGTGGTGGTGTTTCGCTGATAACGGGCGATGTCACCACGCTCATGATTTTTCTTGCTGGCAAAGTAAGTATCGCCAATTTATTGTTATTGGTGGCGCCGTCGTTGAGTGCGGTAATGATTTTAGCGGTGATGCTGAGCTGGCGTATGCGTGGCGAGATTATTTTCGAAACCCAACCCGCAGTTATTGAGCGCGCTGATATTGTAATTGCACTGATTTTTATCGCGACGATTTTTACCACCTTAGGCTGTAATGCGTTTTTTCAAATCCCACCCGTGTTGACGTTTCTATTTGGATTGTCTTGCATGTTCCTGGTGGCGCAATATTTATTTCGAAAAAAAACCAACCGCAATATTCTGAATTACATCCGCGAAATCGAGTTCGACACCTTACTTTTCTTCCTGGGAGTCCTGCTGATCGTGGGCATGCTCAAGGAAATTGGTGTGCTGAATTATCTCACCGGCATCTATCAGCATTTACCCACTTCGCTGGCTAATTACGCTCTGGGTTTAGTTTCCGCGATTCTTGATAATGTGCCGCTAACCGCAGCCTTGCTAAAAGCCGATGTGAATATGGACTTGGCCGGATGGTTATCAGTAACTTATGCCACCGGTGTTGGTGGCTCGGTGCTCATCATTGGCTCGGCTGCGGGCATAATCGCGATGAGTAAAGTTAAGGAAGTCACGTTTATTTCGTATTTAAGTATGGCGGGTTATTTATTGGTGGCCTATTCAACCGGTTACTGGTTAAGTTATTGGTTAGCACATCGCGTTCTATGA
- a CDS encoding diguanylate cyclase (GGDEF)-like protein — protein sequence MTTSFAAYDKLLEGVQVISPEMRYLYVNDAVCEHATVPADKLLGRKMEAVFPGIENTAVYRTIQSCWANRQPQEYVNEFDFPNGTKGYFLLRMQAIAEGVLIMSYDVSDAVNYEKQLHESNRLLKQKNIELTNLNEKLQLLSVTDELTGLFNRRHFIRCLREEFARFGRNQDRFCVALLDIDDFKKINDSQGHDVGDLVLRSFASVLKTHIRRYDLLARYGGEEFTLLMRGTTVQQAQQFVARLDESILKAVTLNKFGVTFSAGLAQPSETECDAHLLMKSADSALYAAKREGKHIIKVANE from the coding sequence GTGACCACGTCATTCGCCGCCTACGACAAGCTGTTGGAAGGTGTTCAGGTAATTAGCCCGGAAATGCGCTATCTGTATGTAAACGATGCAGTCTGCGAGCATGCGACAGTTCCTGCCGATAAACTGCTCGGTCGAAAAATGGAAGCGGTGTTTCCGGGGATCGAAAACACGGCTGTCTACCGAACGATCCAATCTTGTTGGGCGAACCGGCAGCCTCAAGAATATGTCAATGAGTTTGATTTCCCAAATGGCACCAAAGGGTATTTTCTGCTGCGTATGCAGGCCATTGCGGAGGGCGTATTGATCATGTCCTATGACGTGAGCGATGCCGTAAACTATGAAAAGCAATTGCATGAAAGCAACCGTTTGCTGAAGCAGAAAAATATCGAGCTCACGAATTTAAACGAAAAATTGCAACTGCTTTCGGTGACCGATGAGTTAACCGGGCTTTTTAATAGACGTCACTTTATTCGCTGCTTGAGGGAGGAGTTTGCACGATTCGGGCGCAACCAGGACCGTTTTTGCGTCGCGCTTTTGGATATAGACGATTTTAAAAAAATTAATGATTCTCAAGGTCACGACGTTGGCGATTTGGTGCTACGCAGTTTTGCCTCAGTGCTAAAAACGCACATTCGCCGTTACGATTTGTTGGCGCGTTACGGAGGCGAAGAATTTACCTTGCTGATGCGTGGAACCACCGTGCAACAGGCGCAACAGTTTGTTGCAAGGTTGGACGAAAGTATTCTAAAAGCGGTTACGCTGAATAAATTCGGCGTCACATTTTCTGCGGGCCTGGCACAGCCCAGTGAAACGGAATGTGACGCGCATTTGTTGATGAAATCGGCAGATAGCGCCCTCTACGCCGCAAAAAGGGAAGGCAAGCACATTATTAAAGTGGCAAATGAATGA
- a CDS encoding TraR/DksA family transcriptional regulator produces the protein MKKMNIDALQLAIRQELEKLTALKDISTEGADTVELDQSKVGRLSRMDAMQQQAMQVEQNRRRKLRIQQLQAALLRVEKDDYGWCLDCGEAINPKRLEVDPAAFYCTGCADKH, from the coding sequence ATGAAAAAAATGAATATCGACGCCCTACAGCTAGCAATCCGACAAGAACTTGAAAAGCTCACCGCCCTCAAAGATATTTCCACCGAGGGCGCTGATACCGTGGAGTTGGATCAATCCAAAGTGGGGCGACTTTCCCGTATGGATGCCATGCAACAGCAGGCAATGCAAGTGGAGCAAAACCGCCGCCGCAAATTGCGTATCCAACAATTGCAGGCAGCGTTGCTGCGAGTAGAAAAAGATGATTACGGCTGGTGTCTCGATTGTGGCGAAGCAATTAACCCCAAGCGTTTGGAAGTAGACCCTGCCGCGTTTTACTGTACCGGCTGCGCCGATAAGCACTAG
- a CDS encoding cysteine synthase A has protein sequence MAKRHDNILSTVGNTPVVKINKLAPANVNLYVKMESFNPLSSVKDRLALGIIEAAEKSGELKPGQTVIEATSGNTGIGLAMVCAQKGYPLVVTMVETFSVERRKLMRFLGAKVILTPAAKSGTGMVDKAKELAEKNGWFLTRQFENEANPDMHSRTTAQEILEDFSDISLDYWVSGTGTGGTFKGVSRVLREKSPDTKLVVTEPANAAEIESGVQQERNADGSPAARHPSFNPHPIQGWTPDFIPKLVEDFVKAQHYDMNIPVSGEQAMQCSRDLAQKEGIFVGVSSGATFAAALEVAKQAPDGSNILCMLPDTGERYLSTPLFGDIAVDMTEEELEISKSTPSCQL, from the coding sequence ATGGCCAAACGTCACGATAATATCCTAAGCACCGTTGGCAACACGCCGGTCGTTAAAATTAACAAACTGGCCCCTGCTAACGTCAATCTCTATGTAAAAATGGAAAGCTTCAACCCGCTCAGCTCGGTGAAAGACCGGCTTGCGTTGGGCATTATTGAAGCGGCCGAAAAATCCGGTGAATTAAAACCGGGGCAAACGGTTATTGAAGCCACCAGTGGCAATACCGGCATCGGCCTGGCTATGGTTTGCGCTCAAAAGGGCTACCCTCTTGTGGTAACCATGGTGGAAACTTTCAGCGTTGAACGCCGCAAGCTGATGCGGTTTTTAGGGGCCAAAGTGATTCTTACCCCAGCGGCTAAAAGTGGCACAGGCATGGTCGACAAAGCCAAAGAGCTAGCCGAGAAGAACGGCTGGTTTTTAACCCGTCAGTTCGAAAACGAAGCCAACCCCGACATGCATTCACGCACCACAGCTCAGGAAATTCTTGAAGATTTCAGTGATATTTCTCTGGATTACTGGGTAAGTGGCACCGGTACAGGTGGCACCTTTAAGGGCGTAAGCCGTGTACTGCGTGAAAAAAGCCCCGATACCAAGCTGGTGGTCACCGAACCTGCCAATGCCGCTGAAATTGAAAGCGGTGTGCAACAGGAACGTAACGCCGACGGTTCGCCTGCGGCGCGACACCCCAGCTTCAATCCCCACCCCATTCAGGGATGGACCCCAGACTTCATCCCCAAGCTGGTAGAAGACTTTGTTAAAGCGCAACACTACGACATGAATATTCCGGTTAGCGGCGAGCAAGCCATGCAATGCTCACGCGACCTCGCGCAAAAGGAAGGCATATTCGTGGGAGTTTCCAGCGGAGCGACCTTTGCGGCAGCGCTCGAAGTGGCCAAACAGGCCCCCGACGGCAGCAATATTCTGTGTATGCTGCCCGATACCGGCGAACGCTACCTCTCCACGCCGCTGTTCGGTGATATCGCAGTAGACATGACCGAAGAGGAATTGGAAATATCAAAATCTACGCCGAGTTGTCAGTTGTAA
- a CDS encoding opacity protein-like surface antigen has product MNPTVKACVHTAFLASTLLTANAMAGQQGAFFGGGFNFANIKTENIGEYSLNAIDIAGGFMLNEFFGLEARLGTGVSSDSKNVNPGTILLNYEVKTKITNYWGLFVRPQFQAEHFQGYLLLGYGGADVNMSSPDLPEEFQLNGSDSGASWGAGAGFSPDGNLFFNVEFMNYIDSKDYEFTGINLRAEFKI; this is encoded by the coding sequence ATGAACCCCACTGTTAAAGCTTGCGTGCATACGGCCTTCCTGGCCTCTACCCTACTTACGGCTAACGCCATGGCTGGACAACAAGGTGCGTTTTTTGGAGGTGGTTTCAATTTCGCCAATATTAAGACCGAGAACATTGGTGAATACTCGTTAAACGCCATTGATATCGCCGGCGGCTTTATGCTCAACGAGTTTTTTGGTTTAGAAGCACGCTTGGGCACAGGTGTTTCTTCCGATTCAAAAAACGTGAACCCCGGTACGATACTGCTGAATTACGAGGTTAAAACCAAAATTACCAATTATTGGGGCCTGTTTGTTCGACCGCAGTTTCAGGCTGAGCATTTTCAAGGGTATTTGTTACTGGGTTATGGCGGTGCTGATGTAAATATGAGTTCGCCAGATTTACCAGAGGAGTTCCAGTTAAATGGCAGCGATTCGGGTGCATCCTGGGGAGCGGGTGCAGGCTTTTCGCCTGACGGTAATCTGTTTTTTAACGTTGAATTTATGAACTATATCGACAGCAAAGACTACGAATTCACCGGCATTAATTTGCGGGCCGAATTCAAGATCTAA